The genomic stretch AAATTAGTTTTGTTAGAAATACGAATCAGGTTGATGGAAGAATATGAATGGATAGAGatgcagttaatgaattttttttcatatatcaAGGGTAAAATAGACTTTTTAAAATAATGTGTACTCTGTAAATTATAATTACCAAACATAATACTTTTTAACCATGTCtttgtgtatgtgtgtgtgtctCAATATTTATGTCTTTGTGTCTGTGTCTTAGCCTTTGCGAGACATGAACCAAACGGAGCCCTACGGCATGATTTGACGCGTCGCACATGATCTTGAATGGTTGCGTCCAGTCAGGACCCTTCACAATTGGTGCCATGTTAAGAGCTCTCTTTAACTCCTCAAATGCATATGCACAAGCACTATCAAACTCAAAGTCCACGTCCTTTTCGAGTAGACGCGACAACGGCAATGTAATCTTGCTAAAATTCTTGATAAAGCGCCTATAGAATTTTGCATGCCACAAAAAGGAACGGACCTCCCTCACAGATGAGGGGTGAGATAAACTGGTAATCACATCAACCTTAGACGGGTCTACAAAAATACCCTTGTCAGAAACTACGTGTCCTAACAATATGCCTTGTCTCACCATgaaatgacacttttcaaaatttaaaacaaggttagTGTCAACACACCTAGCTAAAACCTTGGCCAAGTTCTCTAAATAACTATCAAATGAAGTCCCATACATActgaagtcatccataaagactttcAGACAACTCTCCAAAAGATCAGAAAAGACAATCGTCATGCACCGCTGAAAAGTGGCGGGTGCATTGCATACCCCAAATGGCATTGTTTTATAGGCAAAGGTGCCAAAGGGATAAGTAAATGTGGTCTTCTCCTGATCCTCAGAAGAAATATGTATCTGAAAGTAACCAGTAAAACcatcaagaaagcaataatggGATTTACCCGCAAGTCGGTCCAACATTCTGGTCAATAAATGGGAGAGGGTAGTGGTCTTTCCTTGTCGTGGCGTTCAACTTCCGATAATCAATGCATACTCGCCACGCATTTGGCACTCTTGTGGTGATCACTTTACCATCATCCTTCTTGACTACAGTGATTCCCGATTTCTTTAGCACAACTTGGACTGGACTCACCCATTCGCTATCAGAAATCGGATATATAATACCCGCAACAAGAAGTCTTGTAACTTCCTTCTTCACTACATCAAGGATAGAAGGGTTGagtcttctttgaggttgtCTAACCGGCCGAGCTCCTTCTTGAAGGAAGATATGGTGCATGCACATACGTAGGTCAATTCCCATAATATCGGCCAAGCTCCAACCGATTGCTTTCTTGTCCATCCTTAGAACTTCCAGGAgcttctcctcttcttggctAGAGAGCTCACTAACAATAATAACCAGAAACTTTTTGTTATCTTCAAGGAATGCATACTTCAAATGATATAGAAAAGGCTTCAATTCACTCTTTGCTTCAAGTTAGGGTTCTTTTTCACCAGCATCATGGAGTTCATTCTCGACAACATTCTTTTGTTCACCCTCATGGTCATTCGTCTCTTCAACAAGAGGGTAGTATAGCTTGTTGTGATCTTCTCTTCGTACCTCCGCTACTACCTCATCTATTATATCACATCGGAGAACAGAATGCTCTTCGGGTGGGTGTTTTATGGCTTCTTCCAAGTTGAACTTGATGATCTTGTCTCCTATCTCAAAGGAGTATGTGCCGGTGAAGGCATCCAATTTGAACTTAGAGGTCTTCAAGAATGGTCTACCAAGTAGAACGGAGGAAGCACTTCTATTATCAGTTGGAGGCATTTCAAAAATGTAGAAATCAATTGGAAACAGTAAATCCTTGATCACCACAAGTACATCTTCTGCTATTCCTACTACAGTGATCACACTCTTGTCGGCTAAAGCAAACTTGGCGGCCGACCTTTTCAATGGAGCTAAATTCAACCTTGCAAAGATAGAAAGTGGCATGATGCTTACACAAGCCCCTAAATCACACATACAATCACGGAAAGTAACCCCACCAATGCGACAAGACACCAAGCATGGTCCAGGATCACCATACTTTTCCATAATAGGCTTCAGCAATGAAGAAATGGAACTTCCCAATGACAATGTTTCCAATTCACCTATCCTATCCTTGTGTGTGCACAAGTCCTTTAAAAATTTTGCATATTTCAGAATTTTTTGAAGAGCATCAAGGAGTGGGATagttacctcaactttcttgaatACTTGAAGCATGTTCAAATCAAATTCTGGAGTTTTCTTTGCTTTTTCTTTACCATGGACGGGAATGGAATGGGAATAGATTCATCTATGATAGCCTTCCTCTTTGACTCCTTAAGGCTtgcttcttcctcctcttgCTTTGTGTt from Arachis stenosperma cultivar V10309 chromosome 9, arast.V10309.gnm1.PFL2, whole genome shotgun sequence encodes the following:
- the LOC130949650 gene encoding uncharacterized protein LOC130949650; protein product: MHAFSTGRELMCRLLYQSPTHPIDDSTNQVDDSNRALTLEQERLRGVVEKHEAQFGTITAQLSNITEILSKLALPSPNNTNQPSGSSNLPSQPLPNPKGGLNAITLRSWTTLEEIPPRVMEDIHEEKMVVEASQEEEEVNTKQEEEEASLKESKRKAIIDESIPIPFPSMDLCTHKDRIGELETLSLGSSISSLLKPIMEKYGDPGPCLVSCRIGGVTFRDCMCDLGACVSIMPLSIFARLNLAPLKRSAAKFALADKSVITVVGIAEDVLVVIKDLLFPIDFYIFEMPPTDNRSASSVLLGRPFLKTSKFKLDAFTGTYSFEIGDKIIKFNLEEAIKHPPEEHSVLRCDIIDEVVAEVRREDHNKLYYPLVEETNDHEGEQKNVVENELHDAGEKEP